The window AATATTATCAGCGAGTGAAACGAATAAACGCCTGTAATACGGTCTAAAAAACAATCAAATTATGAAATAAATTTACATAAATACTGTTATCTTCTGTTAAAATAATTTACAGTAACAGCAATTCAACATGAGGCTTGTTATGAATATATTAGAAAAAATCACTAATGAATTTGATTCTTTCAGTAAATCAGAACGAAAAGTTGCCGAAGTAATTTTAGCATCTCCTGCGACAGTAATTCACGCCAGTATTGCGTCACTAGCCAAACAGGCAAATATCAGCGAACCCACAGTCAATCGTTTCTGCAGACGTTTAGATACCAAAGGTTACCCGGATTTCAAACTGCACTTAGCACAAAGTCTGGCTAACGGAACACCGTATGTAAACCGTCATGTTGATGAGAATGATTCTGCTGAAGAGTATACAACAAAGATCTTCGAATCGACATTGGCGAACCTTGAAATGGCTCGTAAAAGTTTAGATGCCAATCTGATCAACCGAGCAGTAGATGTCCTTACCCAAGCCCGAAAAATATCTTTCTTCGGATTGGGAGCATCAGCAATTGTTGCCCACGATGCCCAAAACAAATTTTTCCGGTTCAATGTACCAGTGGTCTACTTTGATGACATATTGATGCAACGTATGAGCAGTATTAATAGCTCGCAAGGTGACGTGGTGGTGGTCATTTCCCATACCGGTCGTACCAAGCCTTTGGTTGAAGTTGCCAACATTGCCCGGGAAAATGATGCTACAGTTATTGGTATTACCGATGCCGGCTCGCCGTTAGCGAAAGAGTGTAATATCGTGTTGTCCCCTACCGTAGCAGAAGATACAGACCTATATATGCCAATGGCTTCTCGAATCGCACAATTGGCACTTATCGATATTCTCGCCACAGGTTTTACCCTGCGCCGAGGTTCCAAGTTCAGAGATAACCTGAAAAAAGTTAAAGACAGTTTACGTAGTTCCCGTTTTGAACGGAAAGAGTAATTTTTCAAGAAAAGGTTTAGACTTCATGCCCAGAAGAACCAAAATCGTTGCCACCCTCGGACCGGCAACTGACGATATTAATGTTTTACGCGAAGTGATCAAAGCCGGTGTTAATGTAGTTCGTCTGAACTTCTCTCACGGTGCTCCAGAAGATCATATCAATCGAGCCAATATGGTTCGTCAAATCGCTGAAGAATTGGGAACCTATGTTGCCATTCTCGGTGACCTTCAAGGTCCAAAAATTCGTATCTCTACTTTCAAAGACGGCCCTATAACTCTGGCCATTGGCGATAAATTCATCCTTGATGCGAACCTTGGTAAAGGCGAAGGTACTAAGGAATCTGTAGGTATCGACTATAAAGAACTTCCCCAAGACGTAAAGTCTGGCGACGTTTTGTTACTTGATGATGGTCGAGTGCAACTTAAGGTTGAAAAAAGCGAGGATGGTCGAGTACACACAGTGACAACCGTAGGCGGTCCTTTATCAAACAATAAAGGTATCAACCGTAAAGGAGGCGGTCTTTCAGCAGCCGCGCTAACCGACAAAGATAAAGAAGATATTAAACTAGCTGCGAAGCTAGATGCAGATTTCCTGGCGGTTTCATTTCCACGCGATGCTGCAGATATGCGTGAAGCTCGCTTACTTGCTAACGAAGCCGATTGTAATGCTCGCCTGGTTGCTAAAATTGAACGTGCCGAAGCCGTAAACGATAACGATGTTCTTGACGATATCATCCTGGCTTCCGACGTCGTTATGGTTGCCCGTGGTGATTTAGGCGTTGAGATTGGTGACGCCGAGCTTGTTGGTAAACAAAAGCACATTATTGCTCGTTCGCGTCAGCTAAACCGTATCGTAATTACCGCTACGCAAATGATGGAAACCATGATTTCCCAGCCGATGCCAACCCGTGCGGAAGTAATGGACGTTGCTAATGCCGTTCTTGATGGTACCGATGCGGTAATGTTGAGTGCTGAAACCGCTGCGGGTAAATATCCGGTAGAAACGGTGAAAGCGATGGCTGAAGTTTGCTTAGGCGCTGAGAAACAGCGTTCGGTAAACATCTCCAAGCACCGCGTAGAAATGATGTTTGATGAAGTATCTGAGACTATCGCCCTTTCGGCGATGTACGCGGCAAACCACCTAAAAGGTGTAAAGGCGATTATTTCCCTTACCGAATCCGGTCAGACATCGAAAATCATGTCACGTATTACCTCAGGCCTACCGATTTACTCGTTATCACGTCACCTTAAGACGTTGAACAAATCGGCGATTTATCGAGGTGTATACCCAATTCACTTTGATTCTACCGAGAGTAATAACGACACCCTGTCTAAAGATGTTTTAGCGGCGGTTGAAGAGCATTCAGAGCTAAAAACCGGCGACTTAGTTATCTTTACTCATGGTGATATGATGGAAACGGTTGGTGCGACAAACACCATGAAGATCCTGACAATCAAGTAAATTTACGTTGCTGTTAATGAAAAGCCAGCTTTATGCTGGCTTTTTTTATGGCATCTCCTTAAGCTAGGTTAACAATCGTATAATCGGATCGCCAGTTGAACCATCATGAACAAAAGTAACGATACTAATGTCAAAAAAATTGGCTTGTTAACCAGTGGTGGTGACGCGCCAGGTATGAATGCCGCTATTCGCAGCACAACCTTGTATGCCCTACACCACGGCATTAAGGTTATCGGATTTGAACATGGTTACAATGGATTGATCAATAACGAATGGATTAAGCTGGATGAACCTAAAGTCAGAGATATTATCACTCGCGGTGGAACGATTTTAAAAAGTGCCCGCTGTGAGGAGTTTAAAACTCCGGAGGGCATGCAAAAAGCGGCGAGAAATCTCAAACAGCTGGATATCGATGCCTTGATTGTGATCGGCGGTGATGGTTCGTTTTCGGGTATGGTCAAATTTAAGCAGTTTTATCATGGCCAGCTTATTGGTATACCAGGAACTATTGATAACGATATCGATGGCACCGAT is drawn from Thalassotalea sp. PS06 and contains these coding sequences:
- a CDS encoding MurR/RpiR family transcriptional regulator — protein: MNILEKITNEFDSFSKSERKVAEVILASPATVIHASIASLAKQANISEPTVNRFCRRLDTKGYPDFKLHLAQSLANGTPYVNRHVDENDSAEEYTTKIFESTLANLEMARKSLDANLINRAVDVLTQARKISFFGLGASAIVAHDAQNKFFRFNVPVVYFDDILMQRMSSINSSQGDVVVVISHTGRTKPLVEVANIARENDATVIGITDAGSPLAKECNIVLSPTVAEDTDLYMPMASRIAQLALIDILATGFTLRRGSKFRDNLKKVKDSLRSSRFERKE
- the pyk gene encoding pyruvate kinase produces the protein MPRRTKIVATLGPATDDINVLREVIKAGVNVVRLNFSHGAPEDHINRANMVRQIAEELGTYVAILGDLQGPKIRISTFKDGPITLAIGDKFILDANLGKGEGTKESVGIDYKELPQDVKSGDVLLLDDGRVQLKVEKSEDGRVHTVTTVGGPLSNNKGINRKGGGLSAAALTDKDKEDIKLAAKLDADFLAVSFPRDAADMREARLLANEADCNARLVAKIERAEAVNDNDVLDDIILASDVVMVARGDLGVEIGDAELVGKQKHIIARSRQLNRIVITATQMMETMISQPMPTRAEVMDVANAVLDGTDAVMLSAETAAGKYPVETVKAMAEVCLGAEKQRSVNISKHRVEMMFDEVSETIALSAMYAANHLKGVKAIISLTESGQTSKIMSRITSGLPIYSLSRHLKTLNKSAIYRGVYPIHFDSTESNNDTLSKDVLAAVEEHSELKTGDLVIFTHGDMMETVGATNTMKILTIK